The following coding sequences are from one Triticum aestivum cultivar Chinese Spring chromosome 5A, IWGSC CS RefSeq v2.1, whole genome shotgun sequence window:
- the LOC123104886 gene encoding protein YABBY 2 isoform X2, translating into MSAQIAPPEHVCYVHCNFCNTILAVSVPSNSMLNIVTVRCGHCTSLLSVNLRGLIQSPPVQDHSQENFKAHNISFRGNYPDYGTSSKYRMPMMFSTKSDQEHMLHMRPPEKRQRVPSAYNRFIKEEIRRIKTNNPDISHREAFSTAAKNWAHFPNIHFGLGSNESSKKLDEAIAAPIPQKVQGLY; encoded by the exons ATGTCGGCACAGATCGCTCCGCCGGAGCATGTCTGCTACGTGCACTGCAACTTCTGCAACACAATTCTCGCG GTCAGTGTTCCAAGTAATAGCATGCTGAACATCGTCACCGTCCGTTGCGGGCACTGCACGAGCCTGCTGTCGGTGAACTTGAGGGGATTAATCCAGTCGCCACCTGTGCAAGATCATTCCCAG GAGAATTTCAAGGCCCACAATATCAGCTTTCGTGGAAATTACCCGGACTATGGCACATCTTCTAAATACCGGATGCCAATGATGTTCTCAACAAAAAGTGACCAAGAGCATATGCTCCACATGAGAC CTCCTGAGAAGAGGCAGCGGGTTCCTTCAGCGTATAACCGATTTATTAA GGAGGAGATACGAAGGATAAAAACAAACAACCCTGACATAAGCCACAGAGAAGCCTTCAGCACCGCAGCAAAGAAT TGGGCGCATTTCCCAAACATTCATTTCGGGCTAGGCTCCAATGAGAGCAGCAAGAAGCTGGACGAGGCCATCGCGGCGCCTATCCCCCAGAAAGTTCAAGGTCTCTACTGA
- the LOC123104886 gene encoding protein YABBY 2 isoform X1: MSAQIAPPEHVCYVHCNFCNTILAVSVPSNSMLNIVTVRCGHCTSLLSVNLRGLIQSPPVQDHSQENFKAHNISFRGNYPDYGTSSKYRMPMMFSTKSDQEHMLHMRPAPEKRQRVPSAYNRFIKEEIRRIKTNNPDISHREAFSTAAKNWAHFPNIHFGLGSNESSKKLDEAIAAPIPQKVQGLY; encoded by the exons ATGTCGGCACAGATCGCTCCGCCGGAGCATGTCTGCTACGTGCACTGCAACTTCTGCAACACAATTCTCGCG GTCAGTGTTCCAAGTAATAGCATGCTGAACATCGTCACCGTCCGTTGCGGGCACTGCACGAGCCTGCTGTCGGTGAACTTGAGGGGATTAATCCAGTCGCCACCTGTGCAAGATCATTCCCAG GAGAATTTCAAGGCCCACAATATCAGCTTTCGTGGAAATTACCCGGACTATGGCACATCTTCTAAATACCGGATGCCAATGATGTTCTCAACAAAAAGTGACCAAGAGCATATGCTCCACATGAGAC CAGCTCCTGAGAAGAGGCAGCGGGTTCCTTCAGCGTATAACCGATTTATTAA GGAGGAGATACGAAGGATAAAAACAAACAACCCTGACATAAGCCACAGAGAAGCCTTCAGCACCGCAGCAAAGAAT TGGGCGCATTTCCCAAACATTCATTTCGGGCTAGGCTCCAATGAGAGCAGCAAGAAGCTGGACGAGGCCATCGCGGCGCCTATCCCCCAGAAAGTTCAAGGTCTCTACTGA